The following is a genomic window from Kiloniellales bacterium.
GGAAGTGCAGCTCCAGGTCCTCGCCGAACTGCAGCCGGCCGTAGCTGTGCGGCAGGGCCAGCGTGCCCTGGACATTGTTGGCCACCTTCTCGCAGGCCGCGTTGGACAGGTCGTCGAGCGGCAGGATCGCCACATGGTTGCGGATGCCGACGCGGCCGTTCTCGCGCCGGTAGCCGAGGAATTTCATGTCGCTCATGGCTCTACCACTTCTTGGTCTTGAGGTTCTGGACGTGGACATGGCTGCCCGCCGGGATCGCCGCCACGGCCTTGCCGATGTCGTGGCCGTACTTGAGGACGGCGTCGCCGTCGGCGATGTCGCCCAGCGCGATCTTGTGGCCCAGGGGAATCGAATCGAGCGCCTTGGCGCTGATCGTCTCGTCGGTCTCCATCAGCCAGCCGGTCAGATCGGCACCGGCCTCGACGCCCTCGACCACGACGACGCCGACCGTGTCGGTCTTGTCGTGGACAATGAAATGCGTGGTCATATGCCCCGCTCCCTTCCCGAATTTATCCTAAGCGCTGGAACTTAGGTCCGGCGGTTTTCGTTGTCAAAGATCATTTATCTTATATAAGAATTTCAAGCCAGGAGGAGAGCGTGAGCGCATCCGAGGAAAGCGGCGCGGCGGCGCCCCGTTTCGAGCCGCTCTA
Proteins encoded in this region:
- a CDS encoding UxaA family hydrolase; amino-acid sequence: MTTHFIVHDKTDTVGVVVVEGVEAGADLTGWLMETDETISAKALDSIPLGHKIALGDIADGDAVLKYGHDIGKAVAAIPAGSHVHVQNLKTKKW